GCTCATAAACAGATTTGGTATTAGCAAAGAAGAAGAAGAAGAACTTACACAGGTTAACCAGATAATTGAGCTAATTACCAGATCTTTCGTTTTTGCATCAAAAGAAGAACAGTTTTTTCTTTGGGATTTAGATAGCTATAATAATCTCAACAGGAGTTATAAAATATGGACCGTAGAACTTGAACTACCATATTTTTATTGTATAGGTTCTGACTTCTTTGAATTTGCTAGAGATTTTTGTTTAGGTCTTAACCGCCATAAATACGACTATATGCACACATCAATGCGACCTGAAATCTATGAGGATTTGGTTGGCTTTGAGCGTTTCCCAAAAGAGTATGGCTATGACTAATTAAGTCAAATAAATGACTGATAAGTGGCGATCGCCCCATCCCCAAACAATTGCTAAACCTGAGTAATCCAATCGCCATACTTAGGCAAAAGCCCATGCGTCGCTTTGCTATAAAGATCCTTCAGCTTTTGGGTAATACTGCCCACATTGCCATCACCCACAGTGCGATGCTCAATCTTCACGATCGGTGCCACCTCGGTAGCCGTACCCACAAAGAACGCCTCGTCTGCAATATAAAGCTCGGTGCGATCGATCGGCCTAGAAATAGTCTTAATCCCCAGTTCTTTCTCAGCCAATTCCGCGATCGTGCTGCGGGTAATCCCTTCCAGAATGTTTTCCGTGATCGCACTGGTAACCAATTGCCCATCCCGGACTAAAAACAAATTCATCGCGCTCCCTTCCGCCACATGCCCCTGATTGGTGAGTACAATCATGTCCGCAAAGCCGGATTTATGGCCGTCGGTTTTGGCCAGTGCCGTATTCACATAAGCGCCGTTTACCTTCGCCCTGGCTGGGATCGCATTGTCATCCAGTCTGCGCCAGGAAGAAACCCCCACATGGATGCCCTTCTCCACATCCAAATAGCCATCCATCGGCACGGTGAACAAGCAAAAATCATCCTGCGTACCATCCACGGTCAAAATTGGCCCAATTCGCAGGTCTGACTTATAAATAATCGGCCTGATATAAGTAGCACCCTGACATTGATTGCGCTTGATCAAATCGACAGTGAGATCGCCCATTTGCTCAGCGGTGAGGGTCGGTTGTAATCCTAAAATATGCGCACTTTGCAATAGCCGCTTGTAATGTTCAGCCATCCGAAACACGCCCATCCGCCCTGCTTCTGGCAACCAATAGGCTTTGATGCCCTCAAAAACTGCCGTACCATAGAGAAAAGCATGGGTACGCACGCTGATCGTGGCATCGTTCAGGGGCAGGAAGCCACCACGCAGATAGGCATATTGCTCAGACATGTCAGTTTAATAATCTTACTTAAGTAGCTATGGAGGATTAAGACTTAGTGGGCGATCGCCCCTATTAAATCGCTTGCATTAGTGCGCGTTGAACGAAAAATTTAGCGATCTTTCCCAGGCTGATTAACCTAATAAACTACTATAAGCCAAGTTAGACTGATCCGGCACCGCTAGTTAGGATTGATTTAGGTGAGCCTGACCCCCTAACGATTGCTGTTAATTTGCACCATCTGGGTTTGAATCCGCTGTTGCAATTGGCGATCGCGTTTTTGTGCCTGGGTAATCCGGTTAAAGGTGGTGTTGTCGAACCCATAGCGGGAAACTTCGGTTTGCGATGCCTTAAACAATTGCTGACAGAGGCTATATATATTGCCTGGAAGTTCTGTCTGGGATAGATCGCAGACATTTACACCCTTGGTGGCCGCCTGTTGCGATATATTGCCCCACTCTGGCAAACCCTTAGCGTCGGCATAAATCTGGCGGCGTTTTCCTTCGATCGCCAATACGGCCTTAGCATAGCGATTCACTTCATCATCACTAATATTCGCCTGGGCTTGGGCAGCAGGTACTTTGATCGCCGCCAAACTCAAGCATGCCAACAGACCAATACAACCCCTGGTGAAGGCTTTTAGCAAGCTAGTCGATCGCCGTTGTGGGTTTGAGCCAACCGCAGGCAAAACTAAATTTTGATCTGTGTCTGCATCTAGATCAAAACCAAAACCACTGGAAGATGGCATCAAAAACCGCTTTGTCATAATTCCTCGTCAATCCTAATACCACTGTTTAATGGGGGGATTAATTAATATCTATAAAATAATTAAAATCCAGCCCGGTGTGCATTGTGGGTAACCAAGCCCGATAATTGAGCATGATTTAAATAAATCAGCATAATCAATTCAAGTTGGTTTGGTGTTCGCTAGGCGATTAGCTTTACTTTAAATGTATTAATCAACTACTTGAAAAAGCATAAAGTTAGCCGCTGAGATTGATAATATTCGCTATAATTTTAAGCTGCTAATTTAGTAATTCAAGCAAGCATATACATTGCCTAGCATAGAAATGCAGCTTTATGCAACATAAATTGCACTGACTACAAGATCGCCATGCTAACTATATGACCCTAAACCGGTTGATTTTGTTGCCGTAAATAATCCTGAATAAATAAATCCAGATCACCATCCATCACATCTTGAATATTGGTGGTTTCAGTGCCAGTGCGTAGGTCTTTCACCATCTGGTAGGGATGGAAAACATAGTTGCGAATTTGATTGCCCCAGGCTGCTTCGACGATGTCACCACGAATATCGGCGATCTCCTGGGCTCTCTGCTCCTGGGCGATCACCATCAGTTTGGCCTTGAGCAGTTGCATTGCTCGATCGCGGTTTTGCAGTTGCGATCGCTCCTGGCTACAACGCACCGAAATCCCAGTGGGGATGTGGGTAATCCGTACCGCAGTTTCTACTTTATTAACATTCTGGCCACCCTTGCCGCCGGAACGGGTCGTAGAAATATCCAGCTCTTTGGGATCGATGTCGAGTTGTACTTCCTCGTCGATCAATGGCATTACCTCAATCCCAGCAAAACTGGTCTGGCGTTTGCCATTGGCATTAAACGGTGAAATCCGCACCAGGCGATGGGTGCCCTTCTCGGCGATCAAATAACCATAGGCATAGCGACCATGTACCAGGATCGTGGCAGATTTCAGCCCTGCTTCGTCTCCCTCGGAAATATCGGCGATCTGCACTTTGTAGCCCCTGGCCTCGCAAAAGCGGGTATACATGCGCAACAGCATTTCCGCCCAATCCTGGGCATCAGTACCGCCAGCGCCAGCATTGATCGTTAATACTGCATCTTTGGCATCATAGGTGCCAGAAAGGAGCTGTTCTAGTTCCCAGCGATCGAGCTGATGGGTTAGCTGCTCAATTTCTTCGGTGGCTTCGGCAATCAAGCCAGGATCGGGCTCTAGTTCCAACAACTCGGCGATCGCTTCCACATTTTCGATCGTCTTGCGCCAGCGCTGGTATTGCTCCACATAGGTCTTATATTCATTTAGCACCTGCATGGTGCGCTGAGCGGTGTCGGCATCCTCCCAAAATTCTGGTTGGGCGGCAGTTTGTTCTAGATCGCTAATTTTGGCGCGCAGTTTTGGTAAGTCAAAGATATTCCTGGGCTTTACCCAGGCGTTGCGACAAGATCTCGACTTGGCGTTTGATCACACTCAAATCCATAGCGTTAAACTTAATAAACCTAATTTAATCTAGCTGTTTTAATCTAACTGTATTTTATTATTTCTGGACGTTGTATCTGCGTGGAATGGTTGAGCAATTAGGCATTACCTGTTATTACCTGTTGCTAAACTTGCTTCTTTGCCTACTTTAGCCCATTTGAGATTTAGTGGATTAGTAGTTTTAAATAGTTTTCAATTAAGTGCCTTGACGCTGTTAGCTCTGGGATTAGTTTAGAAATATTTTAGGCAAAGCGACAGATGAGCGCGGGTTACTTGTGCATTGCTCTTCAAGCCTGAAATAACGATCTGCTAACTTGCAGCTTAAAATAATCAGGTATACTGACATCAGCGCAATCGATCGCCATACAATTCTACTTATTACGCCTATTTGCTGGGTTTTGTGAGTCACATTATTTCCTAAACTTTAATATAGTGGCGTACAGATGTTGATGGAGATAGGCTAAGCTAGGGCAAAACTTGGAATAGAGCGATTTATTGGGATCGTACCTATATCTAAATTTGACTAATTAGTTAGTAAGGCTTGTTGCAAATCGGTAATCTAACGATTGGAACATTATCGAAGCAAATTAAGTCGTTGTGCGTATGCGCCCAAACTATGTGTAAACTTCCCTGGTAGTCAAAAGCAGTCAAATGAGTAAGGCAAATACCTGTCACACTCTCATCATTACCGACGCTAAAGGTAGTAGGAAGCTGCCTCTAGGAGGGTTGAAATATACCGTTGGGCGGGACGTTAGCAATAATATCCAGCTACATTCCAGGTTTGTCTCTCGTCATCATGCTGTTTTGCTCAGAGTGCCTGGGGGCGAACCAGGTATATATTCCTATCGCATCATTGACGGCGATCTTTCTGGGAAGCCGAGTGTAAATGGCTTGACCATTAACAGCCACAGTAAGGTAACTTCCCATGATCTCAATCATGGTGATGTGATTAGCCTGGCTCCAAATGTCCAGCTTGTGTATTTGATTGATGAAACTAGCGATGGTGTTGCGAGTTCTGAGGCGGATCTGATTGGTTTTGAAAGAAATTAAAAATAATAATCAATTTAGTTACATATGCTAAAGCTTTATGGTGGGGCTCGCAGCCGTGCTTCGATCGTGCAGTGGTATTTAGAAGAACTGGCCGCCCCTTACGAGTTTGTGATGTTGGATATGAAGGCAGAGCAGCATTTGCAGCCCGATTACCTGGCGATCAATCCCTTCGGCAAAGTGCCTGGCATTGTCGATGGTGATTTTAAGCTATTTGAGTCGGGTGCTATTTTGATCTACCTGGCCGAGAAATATAACAAAATTGGCGATTCTCTGGCACAAAGAGCCACTCTGGCACAGTGGGTACTTTTTGCCAACTCCACCCTGGGTAATGGTTTGTTTCTTGAAGCCAGCCGTGAGAAAGAAATTCCTCGCCTGTTGCCACCTTTGAATGAGATTTTGGCGAGCCAGCCTTTCCTGATGGGTGCAGAATTCAGCGCTGCAGATGTGGCGGTGGGCTCTTTGCTGGGTTATGCCACATTCATGATCCCACTGGATTTCAAAGACTATCCGGCGATCGCTAATTATGTGAAACAACTGGCCGATCGCCCTGCCTATCGTAAGTCGATCCTCAAAAAGTAGCCTGCAAAGGTGATTTTCACTCAATTATTGGCTCGCAGATGGGTATAGGCTAACCCTGCATCGTCAGTGGGCAAGTAACAAATAAATATCTAAAACTTTATTTGCTGCTTCTGCCTCAATCAGCAATACACTTCTCTAATTAGGCTCCAAGTACAAGCATATGGCGATCGATCTTTATTACTGGGCTACTCCCAACGGTCACAAAATCACGATTTTCCTAGAAGAGGCCGGTTTGGAGTACAATCTCAAGCCAATTAACATCATGAAGGGCGATCAATTCAAGCCAGAGTTTTTGAAAATTGCCCCCAATAATCGTATTCCAGCGATCGTTGACCATGATCCGATCGACGGCGGTGAGCCGATTTCGATCTTTGAATCAGGAGCAATTCTGTTCTATCTGGCGCAAAAGATTGGCAAATTCATTCCCAGTGAGATTCGGGGTAATACCGAAGTGCTGCAATGGTTGATGTGGCAAATGGGTGGCCTGGGGCCAATGATGGGGCAAGCTAACCACTTTGTCCGCTATGCACCTGAGCCGATCGAGTATGCTGAAAGGCGCTACCTCAAGGAAACCAGGCGTTTATTTGGCGTAATGGAAAAACGTTTAAACGATCGTGCTTATCTGGTGGGAGAATATTCGATCGCGGATATGGCCTGCTATCCCTGGACTAAGGCAGATGCCAGTTTGGAAGTTGATACGGAGCAAGAGTTTCCCCATGTTTACCAATGGCAGCAGACCATTGGCGATCGCGCAGCGGTGATCAAAGCCTATGAAATTGGCGATCGGGTGCGAAGTAATACCAAGCTTGATGATCAAGCACGCAAGAACTTGTTTGGCGATCGCCAGAAGTAATAATTTAATTTTTTCGTGAACCTGAATCAGAACAGAAGACTTAAAGACAAAGTTATTGTAAAGCCTGAGTAGCAAGTTATTACATCACTTGTATTATTAATTACTCCTGTCCGTTGAGATTAGTTCAATCGGCTGGAGTTTAATAATATCAACGAGGAAACGTGGAAATGAAACTAAATGCTTTAGCGATCGCCCTAACTGCAATTGTTCTGGGTGCATTACCTGCTCAGGCCGATACTGCACCTGCCCGCTGCGATTATTACAAAAAGGGCGAAGATAAGGTTGAAGTCTCAATGAGCTGCACTTTTTCACAACGCCAGGGTTTTGTGAGCATTCAATGGCACGATGGCGTACGCAATGAATTTACGCCGGTGGGTGATCAACCTGGAGAGTATACCGATCGTCGTGGTGGTAGAGTCTATCGGGAACTAGATGCCCTGGGTAATGCTGGGCAGGTCTTTCGGATGGAGAATGGCTCGATCTTTGTTTATTGGCAATAAGTCAATAAGTTCAGTGGGAATAGAAATAAACAAGTAGAGCCATGAATTGAATATAGCTCCCCTAAACATCTAGGGCGATCGCCAACTCAAAAATCACCTTGCCCAAATTTACTTAAACATCTCTATTTATTTAAATTAAATAAGCCACAAAAGCATAACTCAGAGGTTTTTAAATTTCTGAGTTCTCCATCAATTGTTATTCTAAATTCTTATAAATGGCGGGGAGCGGATTTGAACCACTGACCTTCGGGTTATGAGCCCGACGAGCTACCAGACTGCTCTACCCCGCGGCGGATTCCCAGTATAACAGCATAGTGCCGGAAACTGTCAAACATTTATTTACTGGAAATTTATGCGATTCGATCAATTCTAAAAGTGCATATCCTGGCCTGATTTTCGGCGGCGGTCGATCGATCGCCAATGCCGAATCAAGATTAATGCCTTTAGTGGTAGCTTGGCCAAGCACTAAGATCAGTATCAAGATAGTTAAAATGAACCAATCGCTAATTGGGCTAATCATGTCGCAATAAAATGTAATAATTTTACTGAGCACATCCAAACATAAAATTAGCTCATCAGCACAGACCCTAACCAATTTGTGTCCCAAGCACCATGGAAGAAGCAAAAACTGAAATTGAAAAGGCGATGGCAGACCCTGCCACCCATCGATTTGAATGTAAATCTTGCGGATACGTCTATGAACCAGAAAAGGGCGAACCCAGAAAAGGAGTGCCAGGTGGTACACCCTTCGCCCAGCTTGCGCCCAATTGGCGTTGTCCAGTTTGTAATGCCAGCAAAAAACAGTTTTTTGATATTGGCGTAACCGGCAAACCCTCTGGCTTCTCGGAAAATCTGGGTTATGGCTTTGGTGTTAATACCCTCACCCCAAGCCAAAAGAACCTGTTGATTTTCGGAGCCTTGTTACTTGGCTTTCTTCTCTTTCTAAGTGGCTATGTCCTGAACTAAATTTGCCTACTTGCATGGCAATTAGCTTAAAATCCAAAGTTTTAGATCGCATCGTTCTTTTAGTATTTAGTTTTATGAATTATTTGAAAATCGATCGCCTGTGGCAAAGATGCTGTCAGGCCGCCATTGCAACTCTATTTGTGATGATTACCTGCACTACTGCGATCGTCAGCCATCCCCAAATGGCGATCGCCCAGGATCAACGCGATCAACAAAATCAACAAGACCTTGAATATTGGCATCAAGTAGAACTACCAACCGATGTAACCCTTCTAGATCTTGATTTTACTGACAATCAAAAAGTGCAGCATGGTTGGCTAGTCGGGACTAACAGCACATTGCTAGAAACCACCGATGGAGGGGAAACCTGGCAACCTAAAAAACTAGACCTGGGCAAAATCAACTATCGGTTTGTGTCGGTTAGTTTTAATGGTGATGAGGGCTGGATTGTCGGCAGACCCTCATTGCTGCTACATACCGAAGACGGTGGTAAATCCTGGCAGCGAATTGGCCTTAGCTCCAGGCTCCCTGGCGATCCAGCAATGGTAACTGCCCTTGGCCCCAAGACTCTGGAAATGGCTACTGATATTGGCGCGATCTATCGCAGCGAGGATGGCGCAAGAACCTGGCAAGCCCTGGTGCGTGAGGCGGTTGGCACGACCCGTAACCTGTTCCGCAGCGATGATGGTCGCTACATTGCGGTTTCTGCTAAGGGTAACTTCTATTCCACCTGGGCACCTGGCGATCGCGCCTGGACTCCTCACAACCGGAACAACTCTCGGCGAGTCCAAAATATGGGCTATACCCCAGATGGTCGCATTTGGATGCTTAATCGTGGCGGGGTATTGCAGTTTAGTGAATCAAGTAACACCGAAAACTGGGAAGAACCTCAAAACCCGAAAGCGGCCAGCGGCTATGGCATGTTGGATATGAGTTTTCAAGATGCTAATAATGTCTGGGTTTCTGGAGGTAGCTCAAGGTTGCTGCACAGCGAAGATGGTGGTCAAACCTGGCACCGGGAAGAATATCTTAGCAACGTGGGTGCTAATTTCTATCGTGTCTTTTTCTTCAACCACGATCGCGGCTTTATTCTGGGGCAGTTTGGCACTTTGCTGACCTATGATCCTGAGAATGCTACCTAAATAAAAGCATTTACTAGATATTTGCTGGGTATTTATTAGTTTAAATACCGTAAACCAAAAAAAATATCGCCGTGGGCGGTGCGATGGGGTGGACTATGTAGCAAAGCATGGTTGCCCCATTTCTATTGCTTAACTAAGTTTTTATGGGTAAATAATACTGCAAAGTGGATTTTTTGCAAAGAATTTATCAAAAAGCCTTGAAACCAGTTCTGCTCCTATGGCCAAATATCATTGCAAGTATAGAACTGCCAACCAGGTCTACTCAAACTTTCGAGCCAACCTGAGTTCGTCGGATTTTTGTCACTGCCTAACTGGTGTTGCTAAAGAGCATCGAAAATCCTGTGGTGATCTTAGCGATCGCTCTGCATCAAATTTTATCTAACTGGCGTTAATAAGGCGTTAATAAAAGGCTCTTTGACTAAAATTCGGCAACTATGGTTTTTCAAGCAAGTTCAAAAGCGCATTCAAATATCCTGCTTTGTAGAAAAACAGTTACTATCTAGGCCTTGAGGTAATCCGGACAAAAGGTGGCTGACAAGCCAAAAATGGGAAACATAGTTAATAGTAATTCCATTGTTAGTCCAACTTGCCCCAATCAAAATAAAATCCCCACTTAAAGGATGGCAAAACCACCTATTCCACAGATAGAATTATAGATAAATCTAACCTACTGAAATACCTACACAAATACCTATATAAATACCTATACAAATACCTTAAGAGCAGTTGGATCGATCGAACCAGGCTTAATCCCTTTTACTTCGATTTAATTCGATTTAATTCGATCGTATTTGATGCTTGAAAAAAATGCCGGATTTGCCTTTGATTGTGATATCTTTCACCTCATACAAATGACTAAGAGGATATGATTGATCATCGGCAATAAATAGTTGCTCCAGTCACATCCTTTTAAGAGACTCTCGGTAAGCCCATGAATACTTCAGGTCAGCAGAAACAAGGTAGCACCAAGAACCGTAAAGCTCTATTAATTAGAGGGGGGCGGACTCCATTTGAAACTAAACTTATTGAGTCTGGACATGCTACTTCAGAGCAGTACGATCGCGCCCTTGAAAAGAGTGAAGAAGATGAGATTTCTTTGCTAGCAGCGCTTCAAGAGGTACTAAACCAAGCCCTACCACCTGATATTGCCCGCTATTACAAGCGGCTCCGTTTGCTAGAACTGAAGTTGCTCTATGGCTTTGAATGTCTTGACCCTGATATTGATGTTGAAAAATTTAACATCAGTAATATTTCTGGGTTGATCGAAACCGATGTGGTGCCCATGTCCACCTGTCGAAACCATGAGGTTTTGCCACTGGTCAAAAAAGACAATACCCTGTTGGTGGGGATGGTCAGCCCTGATAACTTCAAGGCGATCGATGACCTGAGTATGCTATTGAGCAAGCAAGAATTGACCTTGCAACGCCGGGTAATCACCCGCGAAGATTTCAACGATCTGCTAGAGCAAATTATTGAAGCCCAGGTCAACAAAAGTGTTAAGGGCGAAAGCTTTGATGATGAGGCGCTGCGGATCGATGATGATGCCTTTGCCGATGAGACCCTCGGTGAGGTTGATGAAGGCGATGACCTGAGCAAGGCGATCGGCGAGAACTCTGCCCCAGTCATTAACCTGGTCGATAAAATATTAGTTAAAGCACTCCAGGAAGGGGCTTCTGATATTCACATTGAACCCCAGGAGAAAAATTTGCGGATTCGCTTCCGCCGTGATGGGGTGTTGCGGGAAGTATTTTTCCTCAATGACGATCGCCGCCTACC
The sequence above is a segment of the Pseudanabaena sp. PCC 7367 genome. Coding sequences within it:
- a CDS encoding branched-chain amino acid transaminase — its product is MSEQYAYLRGGFLPLNDATISVRTHAFLYGTAVFEGIKAYWLPEAGRMGVFRMAEHYKRLLQSAHILGLQPTLTAEQMGDLTVDLIKRNQCQGATYIRPIIYKSDLRIGPILTVDGTQDDFCLFTVPMDGYLDVEKGIHVGVSSWRRLDDNAIPARAKVNGAYVNTALAKTDGHKSGFADMIVLTNQGHVAEGSAMNLFLVRDGQLVTSAITENILEGITRSTIAELAEKELGIKTISRPIDRTELYIADEAFFVGTATEVAPIVKIEHRTVGDGNVGSITQKLKDLYSKATHGLLPKYGDWITQV
- a CDS encoding DUF4168 domain-containing protein, yielding MTKRFLMPSSSGFGFDLDADTDQNLVLPAVGSNPQRRSTSLLKAFTRGCIGLLACLSLAAIKVPAAQAQANISDDEVNRYAKAVLAIEGKRRQIYADAKGLPEWGNISQQAATKGVNVCDLSQTELPGNIYSLCQQLFKASQTEVSRYGFDNTTFNRITQAQKRDRQLQQRIQTQMVQINSNR
- the prfB gene encoding peptide chain release factor 2 (programmed frameshift); amino-acid sequence: MDLSVIKRQVEILSQRLGKAQEYLDLPKLRAKISDLEQTAAQPEFWEDADTAQRTMQVLNEYKTYVEQYQRWRKTIENVEAIAELLELEPDPGLIAEATEEIEQLTHQLDRWELEQLLSGTYDAKDAVLTINAGAGGTDAQDWAEMLLRMYTRFCEARGYKVQIADISEGDEAGLKSATILVHGRYAYGYLIAEKGTHRLVRISPFNANGKRQTSFAGIEVMPLIDEEVQLDIDPKELDISTTRSGGKGGQNVNKVETAVRITHIPTGISVRCSQERSQLQNRDRAMQLLKAKLMVIAQEQRAQEIADIRGDIVEAAWGNQIRNYVFHPYQMVKDLRTGTETTNIQDVMDGDLDLFIQDYLRQQNQPV
- a CDS encoding FHA domain-containing protein; protein product: MKYTVGRDVSNNIQLHSRFVSRHHAVLLRVPGGEPGIYSYRIIDGDLSGKPSVNGLTINSHSKVTSHDLNHGDVISLAPNVQLVYLIDETSDGVASSEADLIGFERN
- a CDS encoding glutathione S-transferase family protein — encoded protein: MLKLYGGARSRASIVQWYLEELAAPYEFVMLDMKAEQHLQPDYLAINPFGKVPGIVDGDFKLFESGAILIYLAEKYNKIGDSLAQRATLAQWVLFANSTLGNGLFLEASREKEIPRLLPPLNEILASQPFLMGAEFSAADVAVGSLLGYATFMIPLDFKDYPAIANYVKQLADRPAYRKSILKK
- a CDS encoding glutathione binding-like protein, encoding MAIDLYYWATPNGHKITIFLEEAGLEYNLKPINIMKGDQFKPEFLKIAPNNRIPAIVDHDPIDGGEPISIFESGAILFYLAQKIGKFIPSEIRGNTEVLQWLMWQMGGLGPMMGQANHFVRYAPEPIEYAERRYLKETRRLFGVMEKRLNDRAYLVGEYSIADMACYPWTKADASLEVDTEQEFPHVYQWQQTIGDRAAVIKAYEIGDRVRSNTKLDDQARKNLFGDRQK
- a CDS encoding rubredoxin → MEEAKTEIEKAMADPATHRFECKSCGYVYEPEKGEPRKGVPGGTPFAQLAPNWRCPVCNASKKQFFDIGVTGKPSGFSENLGYGFGVNTLTPSQKNLLIFGALLLGFLLFLSGYVLN
- a CDS encoding photosynthesis system II assembly factor Ycf48, which gives rise to MNYLKIDRLWQRCCQAAIATLFVMITCTTAIVSHPQMAIAQDQRDQQNQQDLEYWHQVELPTDVTLLDLDFTDNQKVQHGWLVGTNSTLLETTDGGETWQPKKLDLGKINYRFVSVSFNGDEGWIVGRPSLLLHTEDGGKSWQRIGLSSRLPGDPAMVTALGPKTLEMATDIGAIYRSEDGARTWQALVREAVGTTRNLFRSDDGRYIAVSAKGNFYSTWAPGDRAWTPHNRNNSRRVQNMGYTPDGRIWMLNRGGVLQFSESSNTENWEEPQNPKAASGYGMLDMSFQDANNVWVSGGSSRLLHSEDGGQTWHREEYLSNVGANFYRVFFFNHDRGFILGQFGTLLTYDPENAT